Proteins found in one Quercus robur chromosome 2, dhQueRobu3.1, whole genome shotgun sequence genomic segment:
- the LOC126715175 gene encoding uncharacterized protein LOC126715175, whose translation MGRSCFHRILLVSSLLVLFFSHGFGRKVMETVEHEDSSTVEGEETIGKSREIAEVMDYSDPGPNTNPKAGYNLSPPPHA comes from the exons ATGGGTCGGTCCTGTTTTCACAGGATTCTTCTTGTTTCATCACTTCTGGTTCTGTTCTTCTCTCATG GATTCGGTAGAAAAGTGATGGAGACGGTTGAGCATGAAGATAGTTCCACTGTTGAAGGAGAG GAAACTATAGGAAAATCAAGGGAGATTGCAGAAGTGATGGATTATTCAGATCCGGGGCCAAACACTAACCCGAAAGCCGGTTACAATCTCAGCCCTCCTCCGCATGCCTAA